Below is a window of Bacteroidota bacterium DNA.
AAAATGAATTTCATAGATCAGTCGAAAGAAAGAATGGATTCGCGGATAATCTGCACGCACTCCATTATTTGTTCTTCCGTGATGCAGAGCGGAGGAGCAAAACGGATGATGTCGCCGTGCGTAGGTTTCGCCAGCAATCCTTTCTCCATCATTTTAAGGCAAATGGTCCACACGTTGATACCGTCACTTTCCCCGATCACGATCGCATTGAACAATCCTTTTCCACGAACGAGTTTTATTCTTGAAGATTTTATTTTTTTCAATTCCTCCCGTAGAATTTTTCCGAGACGCTCGGAATTTTCCGCGAGCTTTTCATTCTTCAGAATATTCAGCGCAGCTATAGCCACTTTACAAGCGAGCGGATTTCCGCCGTAAGTCGATCCGTGTTCGCCGGGATTGATCGTGAGCATGATCTCATCATCAGCAAGAACAGCTGAAACAGGAATTGTTCCACCCGATAACGCTTTGCCGAGAACAAGAATATCGGGCCGAACATTTTCATGATCGCAAGCAAGCATTTTTCCTGTGCGTCCTAAACCACTCTGCACTTCATCGGCCACCATCAGCACATTGTATTTCGAACAGAGATCGCGTACTCCTTTGAGATACCCTTCGTCAGGAACAATAACTCCTGCTTCTCCCTGCACCGGTTCAAAGATAAATGCAGCGACAAACGGATCCAGGAAAGTTTTTTCCAGCACATCAAGGTCGTTGTATTTTAACACAACGTATCCCGGAACCAGCGGGCCGAATCCGCCATAAGAAGTGGGATCGGTTGAGGCTGAGATGGAAGAAATGGTTCTTCCGTGAAAATTATTTTCCACCCAAACGATCTTCGCCATGTTATCAGGAATATTTTTCACCTGGTAACCCCAGCGCCGCGAAAGTTTAACTGCAGTTTCCACGGCTTCAACGCCGGTATTCATTGGTAAAACTTTATCGTAACCGAAAAAATGCGTGATGAATTTTTCATATTCGCCCAATGAGTCGTTATAAAATGCGCGCGAGGTAAGCGTCAGTTTTTTTGATTGTTCGACAAGCGCAGAAATAATTTCCGGGTGACAATGACCCTGGTTAACGGCCGAATAGGCTGCGAGAAAATCGTAATATTTTTTTCCATTCACATCCCACACAAAAACGCCTTCACCTTTTGCAAGCACCACAGGGAGCGGATGATAATTGTGAGCGCCATACTGCGCTTCCATCGCCATCAATTCTTCGGAACGGGTTAATTTTTCAGCCACGGGATTCATGAAATTTCTGGATTTTTGAGAATGAAAATTGATAATGTAAAGATACGGTTTTCAAATTGACCTTTTCACTTATTGAATCCTGAATCTCCGAATCCTTACCTTCGCAAACCAATGAAGAATTTTAATTCGCAGGTTTTTGAAAAAGTAGAAATAACCGCTGCGGCGGCCGAAGGAAAATCACTCGCGCGTGTGGATAACCGCGTGATCTTTATTTCCAATGCTGTTCCCGGTGACATCGCAGACATACGAATCACGCGCAAGCAGAAAAAATTCTTCGAAGGAGTTGCAACAAATTTTCACCGGTATTCAGAAAAGCGCACTCCCCCACTCTGCAAACATTTCGGTTTATGCGGCGGTTGCAAATGGCAGCATCTCGATTACCAATGGCAATTACATTACAAACGGCAGCAAGTCATCGATGCATTCTCCCGCATTGGTAAAATTCAATTCCCGGAAGTGTTGCCCATCATCGGTTCAAAAGAAATTTACAATTACAGGAATCGTCTCGATTTTTCTTTTTCGAATAAAAAATGGTTGACCATCGAAGAAATAAACAGCGGAGAAACTTTCGACCGCAATGCGCTCGGCTTTCACATTCCCGGAACATTCGATAAAGTGCTCGATCTCGAGGAATGTCATTTGCAGGGAAATAATTCCGAACAGATCAGGAAGTTTGTACGTGAATTCTGTTCGGAAAAAAAATATTCTTTCTTCGACATACGCGCGCAGCACGGGCTCATGCGCACACTCACCATACGCACCGCACACACAGGAGAAATCATGGTGATCGTTCAGTTCTTTGAAAATGATCCGGAAAAAAGAGATGAACTGCTCTCCGCTATTGCAGAAAAATTTCCGCAGATCACTTCACTCATGTGGGTGGTGAATCCGAAAGGAAATGATACGTTCAACGATCTTTCCATACATACTTTTTCCGGACGCGATCATATTTTTGAGAAGATGCCCGACCGTTCCGCCCGACCGGACGAGCCATTCGGACGGGATACGGACGGGGAGGATCTTCAATTCAAGATCGGGCCAAAATCTTTTTATCAGACCAATTCTGCACAAGCTTATGAATTGTACAAAGTGGCGCGCGAATTTGCAGGGCTCACCGGGAAAGAAAATGTGTACGATCTCTACACCGGAACCGGAACGATCGCCTTGTTCATTGCAAAACTTGCGAAAAAAGTTACCGGCGTAGAATTAGTTCCCGCTGCGATCGCCGATGCAAAAGAAAATGCTGAATTGAATAATATTAAAAACACAAACTTCTTTGCTGCCGACATGAAAGACATTTTTACTTCTGCATTCATGGCAGAGAACGGAAAACCGGATGTGATCATCACCGATCCTCCGCGCACGGGCATGCACGAAGATGTGGTGCGCTGTATGGCAGATTCAGGAGCGGAAAAAGTTGTTTACGTGAGTTGCAATCCCGCTTCGCAGGCGCGCGATCTTGCTTTGCTCGATGAAAAATATTCCGTGGAAAAAGTTCAACCCGTCGATATGTTCCCGCAAACACATCACGTAGAAAATGTTTGTTTGCTTCGTAAACGTTAACAGTTTTCGGTTTGCTGTTTTCAGTTTTATCATTCATTGAGAAAAGCAACGGAAAACAGTAAACTAAATAACAATTCTCTCCCTGTACAAAAATTTATTCTGCGTGGAATCATACGGCCGATAGATGTAATAAACATATCCGTCGCGGATGTGGATCTGTTTCACATACGGATCTTCGATATGAAATTCTCCAATGACTTTTCCTGTTTTTATATCGATCTTCTTCAGCGAAATTTTTCCATCGTGTTCAAACTGGGCATAAATTTCGCCGGTCACTTCATCCTTGTACATTTTCCGGTCCCAGTCTTTCCAGTTCTTCGGGTGATGATAATCGATCTTCGAAGAGCCGATCACATTTTCGTTCTCGTCAAATAAAAAAAGCGAATCGGAATAATGATCGAAAACACAAACCGTATCGTGCACAACGAACGCGGGCGCATAAAGGGGCGTGTAATAAATGCTCTGCGGAAAACCGGTCATTGTTGCCGCAATAATCCTTTTATCGATCCCGGTGTACGCTTCCATTTTCCGTGCATACAACCTATCCTTCGGTTTTAAATAATCGAATTCCCAGTTGTATTGCGCAAGCAGGTCGGCATCCACAATGTAATGCATCAGTTGGATCATCGTGTCGCGCGGATCATACGCGTAATAAGAGAACGAAGGATAATCGCGATTGTAATTTGAAAATAATATTTGCGGGCCGAGCGTGTCCACACAGGGAAGAAAACGTTCGCAGAAATCTTTATAA
It encodes the following:
- the rocD gene encoding ornithine--oxo-acid transaminase, which codes for MNPVAEKLTRSEELMAMEAQYGAHNYHPLPVVLAKGEGVFVWDVNGKKYYDFLAAYSAVNQGHCHPEIISALVEQSKKLTLTSRAFYNDSLGEYEKFITHFFGYDKVLPMNTGVEAVETAVKLSRRWGYQVKNIPDNMAKIVWVENNFHGRTISSISASTDPTSYGGFGPLVPGYVVLKYNDLDVLEKTFLDPFVAAFIFEPVQGEAGVIVPDEGYLKGVRDLCSKYNVLMVADEVQSGLGRTGKMLACDHENVRPDILVLGKALSGGTIPVSAVLADDEIMLTINPGEHGSTYGGNPLACKVAIAALNILKNEKLAENSERLGKILREELKKIKSSRIKLVRGKGLFNAIVIGESDGINVWTICLKMMEKGLLAKPTHGDIIRFAPPLCITEEQIMECVQIIRESILSFD
- the rlmD gene encoding 23S rRNA (uracil(1939)-C(5))-methyltransferase RlmD, with product MKNFNSQVFEKVEITAAAAEGKSLARVDNRVIFISNAVPGDIADIRITRKQKKFFEGVATNFHRYSEKRTPPLCKHFGLCGGCKWQHLDYQWQLHYKRQQVIDAFSRIGKIQFPEVLPIIGSKEIYNYRNRLDFSFSNKKWLTIEEINSGETFDRNALGFHIPGTFDKVLDLEECHLQGNNSEQIRKFVREFCSEKKYSFFDIRAQHGLMRTLTIRTAHTGEIMVIVQFFENDPEKRDELLSAIAEKFPQITSLMWVVNPKGNDTFNDLSIHTFSGRDHIFEKMPDRSARPDEPFGRDTDGEDLQFKIGPKSFYQTNSAQAYELYKVAREFAGLTGKENVYDLYTGTGTIALFIAKLAKKVTGVELVPAAIADAKENAELNNIKNTNFFAADMKDIFTSAFMAENGKPDVIITDPPRTGMHEDVVRCMADSGAEKVVYVSCNPASQARDLALLDEKYSVEKVQPVDMFPQTHHVENVCLLRKR